A genomic region of Microbacterium schleiferi contains the following coding sequences:
- a CDS encoding VIT1/CCC1 transporter family protein, protein MNAEPTAKERRRWAQYLMDERAEARVYRELAARRDGEERAILEALADAERRHESHWLQLLGGEPDGLPQPRLSTRMLAWMARHFGSIFVLALAQNAEARSPYESEPFATPQMAADEKIHHEVVRGLAARGRRRLSGTFRAAVFGANDGLVSNLALVMGIGATGVAPQFVLFSGIAGLLAGALSMGAGEFVSVRSQRELLAATQPNDYADDVLSFLDLDANELALVFRARGMPEDEAHAAARAIIGDAQAAGPGALVRGGVPMEPDDDVVGSAWGAALSSFLFFASGAIIPVLPWIFGLSGVAAVVTALALVGVALLATGATVGLLSGGPPLKRALRQLAIGFGAAAVTYVLGLLFGVTVG, encoded by the coding sequence ATGAACGCCGAACCCACGGCCAAGGAGCGGCGGAGGTGGGCTCAGTACCTGATGGACGAGCGCGCCGAGGCCCGCGTCTACCGCGAGCTGGCCGCCCGCAGAGACGGGGAGGAACGCGCGATCCTCGAAGCCCTCGCCGACGCCGAGCGCCGGCACGAGTCGCACTGGTTGCAATTGCTCGGCGGCGAGCCGGACGGCCTGCCGCAGCCGCGCCTGTCGACGCGGATGCTTGCGTGGATGGCGCGCCACTTCGGATCGATCTTCGTGCTCGCACTCGCTCAGAACGCTGAGGCGCGTTCCCCGTATGAGAGCGAGCCGTTCGCGACCCCGCAGATGGCCGCCGACGAGAAGATCCACCACGAGGTCGTCCGTGGTCTCGCCGCTCGGGGACGACGCCGGCTGTCGGGAACCTTCCGGGCTGCTGTCTTCGGCGCGAACGACGGGCTGGTCTCCAACCTTGCGCTGGTCATGGGAATCGGGGCGACGGGTGTCGCTCCCCAGTTCGTGCTGTTCAGCGGGATTGCGGGCCTTCTGGCGGGCGCACTGTCGATGGGGGCTGGCGAGTTCGTGTCGGTGCGATCGCAACGCGAGCTGCTGGCAGCGACGCAACCGAACGACTACGCGGACGACGTGCTCTCGTTCCTCGATCTCGATGCGAACGAACTGGCCCTGGTGTTTCGTGCCCGCGGGATGCCGGAAGACGAGGCCCACGCTGCGGCGCGAGCGATCATCGGTGACGCACAGGCTGCCGGGCCCGGCGCGCTCGTTCGCGGCGGGGTTCCGATGGAACCGGACGACGATGTCGTCGGAAGCGCGTGGGGAGCCGCCCTGTCGAGTTTCCTGTTCTTCGCCTCGGGCGCGATCATTCCCGTGCTGCCGTGGATCTTCGGGCTGTCGGGGGTCGCGGCCGTCGTCACGGCTCTCGCGCTTGTGGGTGTCGCGCTGCTGGCGACGGGAGCCACGGTGGGTCTTCTCTCGGGCGGCCCGCCGTTGAAGCGTGCGCTGCGGCAGCTTGCCATCGGGTTCGGCGCGGCAGCAGTGACCTACGTGCTGGGCCTGCTGTTCGGGGTGACCGTCGGCTGA
- a CDS encoding DsbA family oxidoreductase, protein MSESPAAPIKVDVWSDVQCPWCYIGKRRFENGVAASGVPVEIEYHSFELAPDTPVDYDGTPVQYLSERKGVSPDQAAQMVERVTTLAAAEGLDYDYDHIHQTNTIKAHELLHYAKERGRQQEMKEALLKAYFVDGGHVGRIADLGDLAATVGFDRDDVIRALEAGEYTAAVKADVAQAAAYGIQGVPFYVFDGKYGVSGAQESATFAQVLQQVVSERANA, encoded by the coding sequence ATGAGCGAGTCTCCTGCTGCCCCGATCAAAGTCGATGTCTGGTCCGATGTGCAATGCCCGTGGTGCTACATCGGAAAGCGACGCTTCGAGAACGGCGTGGCGGCGTCGGGCGTTCCCGTGGAGATCGAGTATCACTCGTTCGAGCTCGCACCCGATACTCCCGTCGACTACGACGGGACCCCGGTGCAGTACCTTTCGGAGCGCAAGGGTGTTTCCCCGGACCAGGCTGCTCAGATGGTCGAGCGAGTAACGACACTGGCTGCGGCCGAAGGTCTCGACTACGACTACGACCACATCCACCAGACGAACACGATCAAGGCGCACGAGCTCCTGCACTACGCCAAGGAGCGGGGCCGGCAGCAGGAGATGAAGGAGGCCTTGCTGAAGGCGTACTTCGTTGACGGCGGTCATGTCGGACGTATCGCCGATCTCGGGGACCTCGCCGCGACCGTCGGGTTCGACCGCGATGATGTCATCCGTGCGCTGGAGGCTGGGGAATACACCGCGGCGGTGAAGGCGGATGTCGCGCAGGCTGCCGCGTACGGCATCCAGGGTGTGCCCTTCTACGTCTTCGACGGCAAGTACGGTGTGTCGGGGGCGCAGGAGAGCGCAACCTTCGCGCAGGTCCTGCAGCAGGTCGTCTCCGAGCGGGCGAACGCATGA
- a CDS encoding M20/M25/M40 family metallo-hydrolase codes for MAVSHTESELPEVVTVARDLIRFDTTNWGGGQARGEREAAEYVAEYLRQLGLTPEIYEPIERRTNVGVRIPGANRDKPALVVHGHLDVVPAVAEDWSVDPFAGEIRDGMLWGRGAVDMKDMDAMILTSVADILRSGRQPARDLAVTFFADEENGGGEGSALVVRDRPEWFAGATEAISEVGGYSIDLAGRRAYLLQVGEKALVWIRLVARGRAAHGSAFHEDNAVTRLAEAVAALGRTAWPVELTATTERLTNRIAEITGIASNDPDAVAAAAGPASRFLRSTIRTTANPTALTAGYKHNVIPDRAEALIDVRTLPDGEDGALRAIQEIVGPDIEIEVVHRDIGLEVPFEGELVDAMVAALGRHDPGVPVLPYLMSGGTDNKALAALGIRGYGFAPLKLPADLDFTGMFHGVDERVPLEALVFGQRVLTDLLLSY; via the coding sequence GTGGCCGTGTCGCATACCGAGTCAGAGCTCCCCGAAGTCGTCACCGTCGCTCGGGACCTCATCCGCTTCGACACGACGAACTGGGGTGGGGGACAAGCCCGGGGCGAGCGAGAGGCGGCGGAATACGTCGCCGAGTACCTTCGTCAGCTGGGGCTGACTCCCGAGATCTACGAGCCCATCGAGAGGCGTACGAACGTCGGTGTGCGCATCCCCGGCGCGAACCGCGACAAGCCCGCGCTGGTGGTGCACGGCCACCTCGATGTCGTTCCCGCGGTCGCCGAAGACTGGTCGGTCGATCCTTTTGCGGGAGAGATCCGCGACGGGATGCTGTGGGGCCGCGGTGCAGTCGACATGAAGGACATGGATGCCATGATCCTGACGTCGGTCGCCGACATCCTGCGCAGCGGTCGTCAGCCCGCGCGAGACCTTGCCGTGACCTTCTTCGCCGACGAGGAGAACGGCGGCGGCGAAGGGTCGGCGCTCGTCGTTCGCGACCGGCCGGAGTGGTTCGCGGGTGCAACCGAAGCAATCAGCGAGGTGGGCGGGTACTCGATCGACCTCGCTGGCCGTCGCGCGTACCTCCTCCAGGTCGGCGAGAAGGCTCTCGTCTGGATCCGCCTCGTCGCGCGGGGCCGCGCCGCCCACGGCAGCGCCTTCCACGAAGACAACGCCGTCACGCGACTCGCGGAGGCCGTCGCTGCGCTCGGCCGCACCGCGTGGCCGGTCGAGCTGACGGCAACGACCGAGCGGCTCACCAACCGGATCGCTGAAATCACGGGAATCGCCTCGAACGATCCGGATGCCGTGGCGGCCGCCGCCGGGCCGGCTTCGCGCTTCCTGCGCTCGACCATTCGCACGACGGCCAACCCGACGGCATTGACGGCGGGCTACAAGCACAACGTCATCCCGGACCGGGCGGAAGCCCTCATCGACGTGCGGACGCTGCCCGACGGCGAGGATGGCGCGCTTCGGGCGATCCAGGAGATCGTGGGGCCCGACATCGAGATCGAGGTCGTCCATCGCGATATCGGACTCGAGGTGCCGTTCGAGGGCGAGCTGGTGGATGCCATGGTCGCGGCGCTCGGACGACACGACCCCGGCGTTCCCGTCCTGCCGTACTTGATGAGCGGCGGCACGGACAACAAGGCGCTGGCAGCGCTCGGCATCCGCGGCTACGGGTTCGCACCCCTGAAGCTGCCGGCCGATCTCGACTTCACGGGCATGTTCCACGGGGTCGACGAGCGCGTCCCGCTCGAGGCCCTCGTCTTCGGTCAGCGTGTGCTGACCGACCTCCTGTTGTCGTACTGA
- a CDS encoding undecaprenyl-diphosphate phosphatase, producing MLLEALILGLVQGLTEFLPVSSSAHLRILGEFLPSAQDPGAAFTAITQIGTEAAVVVFFWRDIVRIVSRWSLALVRKIPQNDPDVRMGWLIIIGSVPIVVLGLLFQDQIETTLRSLWLVAGMLIFFGVLLGIADLVGAKRRKLDQLTLGHGVIFGFAQALALVPGVSRSGGTITAGLFLGYERAAAARYAFLLAIPAVFGSGFYQLIKNWDEQGPFTPVETAAATGVAFIVALGVIAFFMSWISKRSFLPFVVYRVALGATLLVLLSMGIIQPY from the coding sequence ATGCTGCTGGAAGCACTCATCCTCGGTCTGGTGCAGGGACTCACGGAATTCCTTCCGGTCTCATCGAGCGCCCACCTGCGCATCCTCGGCGAGTTCCTGCCCAGCGCGCAGGACCCCGGGGCCGCGTTCACCGCGATCACGCAGATCGGTACAGAAGCCGCGGTGGTCGTGTTCTTCTGGCGCGACATCGTGCGGATCGTCTCCCGCTGGTCCCTCGCCCTCGTTCGCAAGATCCCGCAGAACGACCCCGATGTCCGCATGGGCTGGCTGATCATCATCGGATCGGTGCCGATCGTCGTGCTCGGTCTGCTCTTCCAGGATCAGATCGAGACGACCCTGCGATCCCTGTGGCTGGTTGCCGGGATGCTGATCTTCTTCGGAGTGCTGCTGGGGATCGCCGACCTCGTTGGTGCGAAGCGCCGCAAGCTCGACCAGCTCACCCTCGGGCACGGCGTCATCTTCGGCTTCGCACAAGCGCTCGCGCTGGTCCCGGGCGTCTCGCGCTCGGGCGGCACGATCACGGCGGGACTGTTTCTGGGGTACGAGCGCGCCGCGGCAGCCCGCTACGCGTTCCTCCTCGCGATCCCGGCGGTGTTCGGCAGCGGCTTCTATCAGCTGATCAAGAACTGGGACGAGCAGGGGCCGTTCACCCCGGTCGAGACGGCCGCCGCGACCGGCGTCGCCTTCATCGTGGCGCTCGGTGTCATCGCGTTCTTCATGAGCTGGATCTCCAAGCGCAGCTTCCTGCCCTTCGTCGTCTACCGCGTCGCGCTCGGTGCGACGCTCCTGGTGCTGCTGAGCATGGGCATCATCCAGCCGTACTGA
- a CDS encoding PAC2 family protein produces the protein MEGLGRRVLVAAFDGWNDAGEAASSAVAHLRESGGYETVYSVDPELYFDYQYTRPQIRTTADGSRELTWPETSILRPTRTTRGTQLWLLTGVEPARAWQAFASELVDVALREDITGLVAMGSMMSDVPHTRPISVFAGSESEPVRTSLGLERSTYEGPVGILSVISHVASAAGIPAAHLWASVPHYVAGHTPSPKASLALLDRLEDITGAKLDRGDLPTQARTWEASIDAAAADDEEMTEYIHQLERTRDTWDSPEASGDAIAQEFEQYLRRRGDGPGRGGRDEPRKP, from the coding sequence GTGGAGGGACTGGGACGCCGGGTTCTCGTCGCCGCATTCGACGGCTGGAACGACGCGGGAGAGGCAGCATCCTCCGCCGTCGCTCATCTGCGGGAGTCGGGCGGCTACGAGACTGTCTACTCCGTCGATCCCGAACTGTACTTCGACTATCAATACACGCGTCCCCAGATCCGCACGACTGCGGATGGCTCGCGCGAGTTGACCTGGCCCGAGACGAGCATCCTCCGGCCAACGCGCACCACCCGGGGCACGCAGCTGTGGTTGCTCACCGGTGTCGAGCCGGCGCGCGCCTGGCAGGCCTTCGCATCTGAGCTGGTCGACGTCGCCCTCCGCGAAGACATCACGGGGCTCGTTGCGATGGGGTCGATGATGTCGGATGTCCCCCACACGCGCCCGATCTCGGTGTTCGCGGGCAGTGAGAGCGAGCCGGTGCGTACGTCGCTGGGACTCGAGCGCAGCACCTATGAGGGGCCGGTCGGGATCCTGAGCGTGATCTCTCACGTCGCCAGCGCCGCCGGTATCCCGGCGGCGCACCTCTGGGCGAGCGTGCCGCATTACGTTGCCGGGCACACGCCCTCCCCCAAGGCCAGCCTCGCTCTGCTCGATCGCCTCGAAGACATCACCGGAGCGAAGCTGGACCGGGGTGACTTGCCCACCCAGGCGCGAACGTGGGAGGCCTCGATCGACGCGGCGGCCGCAGACGACGAAGAGATGACGGAGTACATCCATCAGCTCGAGCGCACCCGCGACACGTGGGACTCGCCGGAAGCGTCCGGAGACGCGATCGCGCAGGAATTCGAACAGTACCTGCGTCGCCGTGGCGATGGCCCGGGTCGCGGCGGGCGCGACGAACCCCGCAAGCCCTGA
- a CDS encoding HAD family hydrolase, with product MTAPPVLSAVLWDMDGTLVDTEPYWIAAETPLVDSYGGTWTHEKALSLVGLALEDSARILQGEGVRMSVDDIIDHLTSEVMRNISRDGVPFRPGARELLADLKDAGIKTALVTMSMRRMATHIADLIDFEAFDIVVAGDDVTRPKPYPDPYLEACATLGVEPADTLAIEDSPNGLRSAVAAGSVVLGVPAMVSLEGAGAHAVWPTLHGVSASDLGELYRAHRKVGAA from the coding sequence ATGACTGCGCCACCTGTCCTCTCCGCCGTGCTCTGGGACATGGACGGCACACTCGTCGACACCGAGCCCTACTGGATCGCGGCCGAGACCCCGCTTGTCGACAGCTACGGCGGGACGTGGACGCACGAGAAGGCGCTGTCCCTCGTCGGTCTCGCGCTGGAAGACTCTGCGCGGATCCTGCAGGGCGAGGGCGTGCGGATGTCGGTGGACGACATCATCGACCACCTGACCAGTGAAGTGATGCGCAACATCTCCCGCGACGGCGTTCCCTTCCGTCCGGGCGCGCGGGAACTCCTGGCAGACCTGAAGGATGCCGGCATCAAGACCGCTCTCGTCACGATGTCGATGCGGCGCATGGCTACGCACATCGCCGATCTCATCGACTTCGAGGCCTTCGACATCGTGGTCGCCGGCGACGACGTCACGCGTCCCAAGCCGTATCCGGATCCGTATCTGGAGGCCTGTGCGACGCTCGGCGTCGAACCAGCGGACACCCTCGCCATCGAGGACTCGCCGAATGGGCTGCGTTCCGCGGTCGCGGCGGGGTCTGTCGTCCTGGGCGTTCCCGCGATGGTCTCGCTCGAAGGTGCCGGTGCCCACGCGGTGTGGCCGACGCTTCACGGCGTGAGCGCATCCGACCTGGGTGAGCTTTACCGTGCACATCGAAAGGTCGGCGCCGCATGA
- a CDS encoding tRNA (adenine-N1)-methyltransferase, whose amino-acid sequence MSTTPRLSGPFRVGDRVQLTGPKNRLHTITLREGGELHTHHGVLPHSTLIGIPDGSVVRNSAGHEYLALRPLLRDFVMSMPRGAAIVYPKDAAQILSEADVFPGAVVVEAGVGSGALSLWLLRAIGDAGRLVSFERRPEFAEVAQANVETFLGHRPPFWDVRVGDLAADLPTAVEPGSVDRVILDMLAPWECIDAVAEALTPGGVVLCYIATATQLSRVAEYIRNTGLFTEPDANETMVRGWHVEGLAVRPDHRMIAHTGFLLWARRLAPGAVAPEQKRRASKSSYGDEDVELWTPGAVGDRQITDKNLRKRVREAQRAAEGARHAASDAGSSAGDDPADLDRLD is encoded by the coding sequence ATGAGCACCACTCCGCGTCTCTCGGGACCGTTCCGTGTGGGCGATCGCGTCCAACTCACCGGGCCGAAGAACCGTCTGCACACGATCACCCTCCGCGAAGGTGGGGAACTCCACACGCACCACGGGGTGCTGCCCCATTCGACCCTCATCGGGATTCCTGACGGCTCCGTGGTGCGTAACAGCGCCGGGCACGAGTACCTGGCGCTTCGCCCCCTGCTGCGCGATTTCGTCATGTCGATGCCGCGCGGCGCTGCAATCGTGTACCCCAAGGATGCCGCGCAGATCCTCTCGGAAGCTGACGTGTTCCCGGGCGCGGTTGTGGTCGAAGCCGGAGTCGGCTCCGGTGCGTTGTCGCTGTGGCTCCTGCGCGCGATCGGCGACGCCGGCCGGCTCGTCTCGTTCGAGCGCCGCCCCGAGTTCGCCGAGGTGGCGCAGGCGAACGTCGAGACCTTCCTCGGTCACCGTCCGCCCTTCTGGGACGTGCGCGTCGGCGACCTCGCCGCGGACCTCCCGACAGCGGTCGAACCGGGCTCGGTCGACCGCGTCATCCTCGACATGCTCGCGCCCTGGGAGTGCATCGATGCCGTCGCCGAGGCTCTCACGCCCGGGGGAGTCGTGCTGTGCTACATCGCGACGGCCACCCAACTCAGCCGCGTGGCCGAGTACATCCGCAACACCGGCCTGTTCACGGAACCGGACGCCAACGAGACGATGGTGCGCGGCTGGCACGTCGAAGGGCTCGCCGTACGCCCCGACCACCGGATGATCGCCCACACCGGCTTCCTGCTGTGGGCGCGACGCCTCGCTCCCGGAGCTGTTGCGCCCGAGCAGAAGCGCCGCGCTTCCAAGTCGAGCTACGGCGACGAGGACGTCGAACTGTGGACACCCGGCGCCGTCGGTGACCGCCAGATCACCGACAAGAACCTCCGCAAGCGCGTTCGCGAAGCGCAGCGCGCAGCCGAGGGCGCGCGCCACGCGGCCAGCGATGCGGGCTCGTCTGCGGGCGACGATCCCGCTGACCTCGACCGCCTAGACTGA
- a CDS encoding FKBP-type peptidyl-prolyl cis-trans isomerase — translation MRKTPAFLATLGLTAAALAGCSTTPSDGCVRVTDTDTSVTDLVTVTGEFGEVPDVELYTPFRVDELAWTDLSEGEGTAITTPDQMVVLDMVVLNGQTGETAVATSYDVTLSSVFSMSRWIDTLPGLEQSLQCAQEGDRVVVALPPDAINPAAATQIGLEADGSAVAVVDVRKVYLPKATGADQFTDSNGLPSVVRAPNGRPGVIIPDAPAPTELSIQTIKKGDGEVVTGDRPVRANYTGLLWDTREVFDTSWDAEPVSFDLNAVVPGFAAALEGQTVGSQVLVVVPPDQGYGDADQGAIPGGSTLVFVIDILGLDPEPSS, via the coding sequence GTGCGAAAGACACCCGCCTTCCTCGCGACCCTTGGCCTGACCGCTGCGGCACTCGCCGGCTGCTCGACGACCCCGTCTGACGGGTGTGTGCGCGTTACCGACACCGACACCTCCGTCACGGATCTCGTGACCGTCACGGGAGAGTTCGGCGAGGTTCCTGATGTCGAGCTGTACACGCCGTTCCGGGTGGATGAGCTCGCATGGACCGACCTCTCGGAGGGCGAGGGCACCGCGATCACGACCCCCGACCAGATGGTTGTTCTCGACATGGTGGTCCTGAACGGTCAGACGGGGGAGACCGCCGTTGCCACCTCGTACGATGTCACGCTTTCGAGCGTCTTCTCGATGTCGCGGTGGATCGATACTCTCCCGGGCCTGGAGCAGTCGCTCCAGTGCGCGCAGGAGGGTGACCGCGTCGTCGTCGCTCTTCCCCCGGATGCCATCAACCCGGCAGCCGCGACGCAGATCGGCCTCGAGGCGGACGGCTCCGCCGTGGCGGTCGTCGATGTGCGCAAGGTCTACCTGCCGAAAGCGACCGGGGCAGACCAGTTCACCGACAGCAACGGCTTGCCATCGGTTGTTCGGGCACCGAACGGGCGGCCCGGGGTGATCATCCCGGATGCCCCGGCACCGACCGAGCTCTCGATCCAGACGATCAAGAAGGGTGACGGCGAGGTCGTCACCGGAGACCGTCCGGTTCGCGCCAACTACACCGGTCTGCTGTGGGATACGCGTGAGGTCTTCGATACCAGCTGGGATGCCGAACCGGTGTCGTTCGATCTGAACGCCGTGGTCCCGGGCTTCGCAGCCGCTCTCGAGGGGCAGACCGTCGGATCCCAGGTTCTGGTCGTCGTTCCTCCCGACCAGGGGTATGGCGACGCCGATCAGGGCGCGATTCCTGGCGGGTCGACGCTCGTCTTCGTCATCGACATCCTGGGTCTCGATCCCGAACCGTCCTCGTAG
- a CDS encoding helix-turn-helix transcriptional regulator — MATEQGLTKDTILSSVSGYREQSEAGTSKDALEKMFERDKESLRGLGVPIETIGDRADPDDLRQARYRVPTAEYELPADIEFTPAELALLNLAGGVWSESSLSADARSGLRKIRALGIPVEDPILGYSPRISLREPSFAPLQRAIEDSRIVSFRYMRPGSAAPRVRRLQPLALVEFEARWHVYGLDLDLDAPRTFLLTRIVDDVVTTRSVGDPALREGAGERALDGLRALAARQRALVEIDPGTEAWLRLSRRAEPAPQGYWVPYVDVHVFADELASYGPEVRVVEPDEVKTEVIRRLEAARDAHSGEAQ; from the coding sequence ATGGCAACGGAACAGGGACTGACGAAGGACACGATCCTGTCGTCGGTGTCCGGATACCGGGAGCAGTCTGAGGCCGGCACGTCGAAAGACGCGCTCGAGAAGATGTTCGAGCGCGACAAAGAGAGCCTGCGTGGTCTGGGCGTTCCCATTGAGACGATCGGCGACCGCGCTGATCCGGACGACCTGCGCCAAGCGCGTTACCGTGTCCCGACCGCCGAGTACGAGCTGCCCGCAGACATCGAGTTCACGCCTGCCGAACTGGCACTGCTGAACCTCGCCGGCGGCGTGTGGAGCGAGAGCTCGCTGTCGGCGGATGCTCGTAGCGGGCTGCGCAAGATCCGCGCGCTGGGAATCCCCGTCGAGGACCCGATCCTGGGATACTCTCCCCGGATCAGCCTGCGCGAGCCGTCGTTTGCGCCCCTGCAGCGAGCCATCGAGGACTCGCGGATCGTGAGTTTCCGCTATATGCGGCCGGGAAGTGCGGCGCCACGCGTGCGGCGGCTGCAGCCGCTCGCGCTCGTCGAGTTCGAGGCACGCTGGCACGTGTACGGCCTCGACCTGGACCTCGATGCGCCGCGCACTTTTCTCCTGACCCGCATCGTGGACGACGTTGTCACCACGCGCTCTGTCGGCGATCCCGCGTTGCGTGAGGGAGCCGGTGAGCGCGCCCTGGATGGGCTTCGTGCCCTCGCCGCACGCCAGCGCGCCCTGGTCGAGATCGACCCGGGGACGGAAGCCTGGCTACGTCTGTCTCGACGCGCAGAGCCCGCGCCCCAGGGTTACTGGGTTCCCTACGTCGATGTTCACGTGTTCGCCGATGAGTTGGCGTCCTACGGTCCCGAAGTCCGGGTCGTGGAGCCCGACGAGGTCAAGACCGAGGTGATCCGGCGGCTGGAAGCCGCCCGTGACGCGCACAGCGGAGAAGCGCAGTGA
- a CDS encoding helix-turn-helix transcriptional regulator produces the protein MATDRAALLLQLVPYLISKGEVSVAEAADEFDVTPAQMRTMVRGLTVIGLPGDSGYWQMANELFDIDWDLLDERDLIAITNSVGLERAPRLTAREAAALLAGLQLAATIPGVGDSQLYADLLAKLARGASRAPAAVVVASEPVDAVRRLVADALARRVAVSFTYKTPEGSPTTRTVDPVKVLIAQGQWYLQGWCHLREAMRTFHLDRVSELALTDIPITHGQEVVPGWFADTGDHAADEVIVTLAFPASVAPLLGDYLDRATVTTSAGVTTARMRVADEVSLRRLAARRGGEVRIVAPLGAREAAREWAEAGLAQYPERG, from the coding sequence GTGGCAACCGACCGCGCGGCGCTGCTCCTCCAGCTCGTTCCGTACCTCATCTCCAAGGGTGAGGTCTCGGTTGCCGAGGCTGCCGACGAGTTCGATGTCACACCCGCGCAGATGCGCACCATGGTGCGAGGTCTCACGGTCATCGGTCTGCCGGGGGATTCGGGGTACTGGCAGATGGCGAATGAGCTGTTCGACATCGACTGGGATCTGCTCGACGAACGCGACCTCATCGCCATCACGAACTCGGTGGGTCTCGAGCGCGCGCCTCGGCTCACGGCCCGGGAAGCAGCGGCGCTGCTGGCCGGACTGCAACTTGCCGCCACGATTCCCGGTGTCGGAGATTCGCAGTTGTACGCCGATCTTCTGGCCAAGCTCGCCCGCGGCGCCTCACGCGCTCCCGCGGCCGTCGTCGTCGCCTCCGAACCGGTCGATGCGGTTCGGCGTCTTGTGGCGGATGCCCTCGCTCGGCGTGTCGCGGTGAGCTTCACCTACAAGACGCCCGAAGGATCCCCGACCACGCGTACCGTCGACCCGGTCAAGGTCCTCATCGCTCAGGGGCAGTGGTACCTGCAGGGCTGGTGCCATCTGCGCGAGGCAATGCGGACGTTCCATCTGGATCGCGTGAGCGAGCTTGCCTTGACCGATATCCCCATCACGCACGGACAGGAAGTGGTGCCCGGCTGGTTCGCCGATACGGGTGATCACGCGGCCGACGAGGTCATCGTGACGCTCGCATTCCCGGCATCCGTCGCCCCGCTCCTCGGCGACTACCTCGACCGCGCAACAGTCACGACGTCGGCGGGCGTGACCACGGCGCGGATGCGGGTGGCCGATGAAGTGAGCCTGCGCCGGTTGGCGGCGCGGCGCGGGGGAGAGGTGCGCATCGTCGCTCCCCTCGGCGCGCGTGAGGCAGCGCGGGAATGGGCTGAGGCAGGCCTCGCGCAGTACCCCGAACGCGGGTAG
- the tatA gene encoding Sec-independent protein translocase subunit TatA encodes MGNAFGWPHLLIILAVILLLFGAAKLPALAKSLGQSARVFKGEMKAMKDDDSKDAAKPDVAASEAADSSSTDSAGSSQAASSSGRDSTA; translated from the coding sequence ATGGGGAACGCATTCGGGTGGCCGCACCTGCTGATCATTCTCGCGGTGATCCTGCTGCTGTTCGGCGCGGCGAAGCTGCCCGCACTGGCAAAGAGCCTCGGCCAGTCCGCCCGTGTCTTCAAGGGCGAGATGAAGGCCATGAAGGACGACGACTCCAAGGATGCCGCGAAGCCCGATGTCGCCGCGTCCGAAGCCGCCGACTCTTCGTCGACGGATTCTGCCGGCTCATCGCAGGCCGCGTCGTCCAGCGGCCGAGATTCCACAGCCTGA
- the tatC gene encoding twin-arginine translocase subunit TatC, producing MSLGQHLIELRKRLMISAIALVVGMVVAFFITDAVIQLLTIPINAIAMERGDESDVQLMFTTVTSAFDLRIRIAFAIGLLISAPIWLWQIWAFIMPGLTRKEVGYTAAFVGAAVPLFFAGASVGWIVMPHIVEIMSTFAPNGTALFYQADYYYDFVFKLMLVVGVSFVLPVFLVALNVAGVISGRGILKGWRVAVLVATLFAAVATPAADAVSMLMLAGILVVLFFAAAGVSLLFDRRRSKRESALLPPEAAG from the coding sequence ATGTCTCTCGGGCAACATCTGATCGAGTTGCGCAAGCGGCTCATGATCTCGGCGATCGCCCTTGTCGTCGGCATGGTGGTTGCGTTCTTCATAACGGATGCTGTGATCCAGCTTCTTACCATCCCGATCAACGCGATCGCGATGGAGCGAGGCGACGAATCCGACGTGCAGCTGATGTTTACGACGGTGACCAGTGCCTTCGACCTTCGTATTCGGATCGCGTTCGCCATCGGTCTTCTGATCTCTGCGCCAATCTGGCTGTGGCAGATATGGGCCTTCATCATGCCCGGCCTGACGCGCAAGGAAGTCGGCTACACCGCAGCCTTTGTCGGAGCAGCTGTTCCCTTGTTCTTTGCCGGCGCATCCGTCGGCTGGATCGTGATGCCGCACATCGTCGAGATCATGTCAACGTTCGCGCCAAACGGTACGGCGCTTTTCTATCAAGCTGACTACTACTACGACTTCGTCTTCAAACTCATGCTTGTTGTCGGTGTCTCGTTCGTCTTGCCCGTCTTCCTGGTCGCACTGAACGTCGCGGGAGTCATCTCGGGCCGGGGCATCCTCAAGGGGTGGCGGGTGGCCGTGCTCGTGGCAACCCTGTTCGCCGCGGTGGCCACGCCCGCCGCTGATGCCGTTTCGATGTTGATGCTGGCAGGCATCCTCGTGGTGCTGTTCTTCGCGGCAGCGGGCGTCTCGCTGCTGTTCGACCGGCGCCGATCCAAGCGCGAATCAGCCCTGCTGCCGCCCGAGGCTGCGGGGTGA